From the genome of Dermochelys coriacea isolate rDerCor1 chromosome 1, rDerCor1.pri.v4, whole genome shotgun sequence:
ctctaataaatttgttagtctctaaggtgccacaagtcctccttttctttttgtgaatacagactaacacggctgctactctgaaacctgtcattatgtaagtGGAGTGAAAGTTGagtttcagtttccttttctcctgctcaCTCCCGCTTTCTGCGGAAATGCAGCTCCCCAGCCAAACAAGCGAGCTCCGCAGCTAGCATCCCACCCTGCTCAACAAGGGCAGCAGCGTCCTGCGGCCACGGTCCATCCTGCCCCGGGCACAACTCGGGTCTCTCCGGAACCGGGCACTTCTGCAACTTGGGAGGAAACCCAGGGCAGAGAAAGGAGCCGTCacctcccctggctgggctggggactcGGCGGATCGCAATGAGGTAGGAGCATTTCTGGGGCTGTAAATCtccggcatccgatgaagtgagcggtagctcaggaaagcttatgctcaaataaattgtgagactctaaggtgccacaagtcctcctcctctctgttgtGGTTTTTAACCTCCACGTGGCTGTTACCAGACTATTCACTGGCCTTGTAACTCCTGCTCCCCTCCGCGCCCCTCTGCAaaacctggcggggggggggggattaactCTGATCCCCGGGGAGCTGGAGCcaaggggcagcggggggggggggcgggaccaGCCCGGAagatgcagagagaaaaggaagcagCATCAGGAGCCCGGAGCTACAGcatgggggaggctgcagggaggggagccaGCTGCTTGCAAAGGGGGGGGGCTCTTGTGAACGCTCAGCCTGGAGCTGAGACCACGTAACCCCaccgcccccccagcaccaccctgAGCGCAGGGCACCAGACCAGAGCGCAGGgacagctggagggagggggggaagggggaggggctgtgtgtcTATCAAGGCTGGGCCGGGGGGAGTCCTGTGAGTCTAAGAAGGCGGGGAGGGGTTGTTCTATTGTTCAGTGTGGTGCTTGTtccagggtgaccatatttcaggttcccaaagaGAGGACACTGccgagtggggagggggagggaacgtgggggtgggggtacaatcggtgggtgctggaggggatacCTGCAGCGGGGGtactcactggaggtgggggcagTGTCGCTCCCTGTCATGGTGGTGGGGATGATTGTAGCGTGTAGTGGAAATTCATTCAGCCCAGATGGAgtctcatagatactaaggtcagaagggaccattctgatcatctagtccgacctcctgcacagcgcaggccacagaatctcacccacccactcctatgaaaaacctcacctatgtctgagctattgaagtccttaaatcatggttcaaagacttcaaggagcagagaagcctccctcaagtcaaccatgccccatgctatagaggaaggcaaaaaacctccacggcctctccaatctgccctggaggaaaattccttcccgaccccaaatatggcaatcagctaaatcctgagcatatgggcaagattcaccagccagatacccagaaaagaattttctatagtaactcagatcccatccatctaatatcccatctcaggggatttggcctatttaccctgaatatttaccctgaatatttaaagatcattttcccctctcttgtCAGCACCCTGCGTCTGAAGGAGAAGCTGCAGGCCCTCCAGTGCCACTTCACCTGGAACTTTGAAATCAGAGACAAGGTAGATGCAGCTCACCTCCTCCAAACTCTGGCTCTCAGGATTGCCCACACTTACTACCAGAACCAGCCCACGCTCCTTGCCATGCAGGCTTATCTCTACCAACTACAAGGGCAATATGAAGATGCTCTGCAAAGCCTTAGAGAAGCTGAAGAGATTCTGCAAAGAAATCACCCAGATAACTTCCCCCAGCAGGTCCTGGTCATTTACGGAAACTACGCCTGGATCTATTATCACTTGGACCACTATGATTTGGTTGAGCTTTACCTGGACAAGGTTAGAAAGATCTGCAGCTCCCTGAAGAGCCGCTCTCCACATGCAGCTCAGATCCCTGAGATACATGCACAGAAAGGCTGGTCTCTCCTGGCAGCAGGCTTCCGCAATGGCATTGAAGCCACAGAGTGTTTCCAAATGGCATTAAGAGAAGACGAAGCAAATGGGGAATTGCTTGGTGGGTTGGCAATAGCGGTCTTTGCATCATGGAGTCACTCACAGGAGTTTGAATTTTTGAAAGCAGCCGAAAATAAGTTGGTTGCCATTCTCCGTGAACAGCAGGAAAACTATGAAATTAAGGTATATTTAGCCAAGATCCTTAAGAAGAGTGATAGACAGCAAGCCGAAGCCCTCGTAGAAGACGTTGTTCAGAATAGCCGGGACCCTGAGATCCTGAGACATGCAGCCAAGTTCTTTCAACCAGAATTCCTAGAAAAAGCAATCTCTATTCTAGAGCAAGCAATATCTCTGAACCCCAATTATCATCTCCTTCACTATGACCGTGGCATCTGCTACAAGATGCAACTGAAGGAGGCCAAGTCAGGCAGAGGAGAAATATTGGCAGCAGCTATTAAGTCCTTCAAAAAGGCTGTGCAGAAAGATCCAGCCTCTGTGTTTTCAAGGCTGGCTTTAGCTGAAATGTATGGAGAAAACACACCTCACTACCAAGAAGAGATTTATCTCAATTTCATGAGTGAAATGCCCAGCCTCAGCAAGAAGTGTCAGCAAGCAGTCTACCTTCACTGGGGGGATTTCCTCTTCTACAAGCAGAAGTCAGTGTGGGAGGCAGCTAAGATGTACAAAGCAGGTTTTGCCATTCCAGACAACTACCCGGAGAGGAAAATACTGAAAAGCAGGTTGAAAAAGGTGGCAGGAGAATTCCAGCAGAGCTCCCAAACCTCTGAGGCTGAGGCCATACATGACTTCATTCAATAGAATCAAAGTCCGGGGTACATGGGGAGAACCACCGATGGCAAcaacagagcaggagactggaGATGTAGAGAAAATGCGGGATCCTTTCCCTTCCGTGGACGCACCACGACCTTTCTAAGTGAGTCATTTTCCCCACCTGTGTAACAATGATATTCGTGTTGCAAATAATTCTGGGTCCCCTGAATTGTTCAGACCTCGGCacatcctgctgctgcttcttataAGTATTCTTAGCTACCTTTGTTCtgatagcacctagaagcccagacatgcaccaggaccccattgcgTCTGGCCCCAAACAGTCTACCGTCTGCAACAAGAGACAACAGGAGGGAACCAGCAGACAGACGCGGGAGCACAaggagacaatactggtcagcaaaAGGACAGTTGTCTTAGCCCACCAGCTACCCAGCTGTTGTCAAGTGATTTGTAAGCATCACCGCAGAGGACGATTTAGCTTCTGATACTGATCTACTCAGAGGGGACGGTGCGGCCATCCTTGTCTCTAAGCAAACCTACCTTCCAACTCTGCTGCCTTCTAATGTCCATGCAGCAAATAAGTGTGGAGTTTCTTCTAACAGCGTTGACCAGTATTTGCATAGCTGAGTGCCTGTCGTGTGTCTATATCAGGATTCCCCATCTTTGCTTTCAGCACCTCTCACTGACAATGACTCACATTTACATGGCACTCTCATCCCCAGCTTGTCACTGATCTGctatgtttttatttcatttacaatAAAAGTAACTGAGAAAACAGAAATCAATCCATTACACCATCTTGGAACTTTCCTTTCCATGCCCTTAGAGTGCATCGGGGTGAGCAGCACACACAGGACCCCATGGGCACATCGAGCTCACAGTAATGCACCGTGACAGTCACTAATAGAGCAAGAGCCAAGGCTGGAGTTTCAGAAGCTCACTTGGTGAAGAAATGAGTGTCCAGGTTTTCCCAAACAGCTCAGcatgcagcagctcccattgctctCAGCTGGGATCCAAGACCCCTGCAGTATTCTCAGAGGGGTGGGGTGCGGTGGAATCCTCTATTCttctcagtggggtggggtgaggaagaTTCTCCATGGGTTTCAGTGGACACTgctagcacttttgaaaagcagcCATAGAAGCTTAGACAGCTAAGGGGGAACCTTTGAGGTCTGCTGGGCACTCAAGGGATTACCATAAAGGACCCTAAACTCCCAGGTGGGTGAGGTGGacaaaggggtggggcagggctcctTACCTGGCACGTTCAAAAGCCCTCCCAGGGGTCCAgtgtgctccaacccctcaggcacAGCGACCCCATCAGGTGCAGGTGAACACGCTCACCCCAGCGCTGCCATCTGGCCAGGCACGTCCAAACACCACGGGCCCCTTTGCGCTGTGATGAAGGGATAAGTAGAcagccagggcaggctgggcGTGGGCGAGAGGGGGGTTGGAACTGGCAGGTTTGCCCTGTCGGGGGATGCTGGAGGGGACGGAGCTTGGATCCACAGGGAGCCTGGGGAAGGGGCAAAACACAGGAAAGCTCTTATCCGGTTGGGGGCCGTTTTGCACGCAGAGCAGGTGCCCTGCTTCCAGCCGCAAGCCTTTTCCACAGCAAACCTGGGCAGTCAGCAGGTACCTGCCCCAGGGCTGTCTGGGGTTGGGGGCCCCTCCCAGCAGCTCTTTGTGGATGGATGTATCACCATTCAGAGCTGGAAAGGAGCCGCATAGACCCAGCTACAGGGGTTCAGGCAGTTTTATGGGGACCAGAGCGACCATTTTGTGGGCACAGTGGAGAGCTGAGATGGCGTGACGGGGCTGGTGATATTCACCCCTCGGCAGCATCATCTTCTGGCTCATCTGGGGAATTAGCTCGGACGCCCCTTCCCGTGGTTACTCAGCCCGTCGAGCCCCTTGGTCACGCCCTGGCCTCTCACGCGCTGGGAGCAGCAGCGTTttcctctccctgagcccccccgaCTACCTCCCGTTAATCTTCTGCCCCTGCCGGGTGTCATCGCAGTCTGCTCCAGatggccccccacccccgggggctCTCCCTCATGTGTCACCccagcactgaatggtgggaaaACCCAGcccgccctctgccccagatGCCAGTCCAAGGACCTCAACCCAGCAGCTGTGGGGTattcctctcccagcccttcctgctcctcccctgtgtaaacacccccaaacccagggtgctccagctccaggccctcccaccccatccccgggCTGCTCCGGCTCCAGCGCCCCCGCTCCAGCGTCCTCTCCACCGCCACCCCCGCTCCAGCTCTGGCCCCCTGGCTGCTGCggctctgcctcctgcccagctctgacgcctgctctccccttagctcagccctgccctggctcaggGAGCTCCAGGGGACACGGAGGACAGGCCCCcaggctcctgactccctcactggcctgcccgccctgtcaatcaGCCTGACCTGGAGTATTGGCCTCCACCCATTGGCCccagggactgtcagtctcaggattcTAATTTCTCCGTGGCCCTTCCTTGGTATTGGCATTGGGCAGCCAAACAACCCCACTCAGTGTCagtgtggggccagcagcccccttACAGCAGGactgcttcctgctctcccccagcTGACACACCAGCTGATgcactccctctctcccccatcccatgccTATCCTTTCACCCCACCACCAgcctctttcctgcccccccgcctcctgcccccattcccgaCAAACCTGAAATCTGCCTCCTGCCCCCGAGAGCTTCTCCACGCTCCCTTTACAGGGCTCCGCTGCTCCTCACAGTTCCTGAGACCTAACCATGTCCTGGCtagcccccaactccaccctcatGGAGTGCCAGACATTTTGCCTCCGGGTGTTAGGGTGACCACCCGTTCTTTATTTTATAGGACAGTCCCTTATTTCATTGATTTCGCCCTTATGGTGATTATCTACAACTTAATTCTTGTGTgggttttttctccccctttcttcTGTCCAACAAAGGTGGTCGCTCTGTTGCGCCAGTCTCGGGTCTCACTGAACACAGTCGGAGATGGCTGCCCTCTTCATTACAGGCAACTTCCCTGCCTCGTGCAGACAGCCTGTagggaaatggcagccatcttgctggcttcagccccattgaGAGTAATGGGAGACAGCAGCCAAAATGGCTGTGGAAAACTTCACCCATTGGCAGTGTGGCTGGTGAGGGCAGGGCCTAGAAGGCAATGTGGCCCTGAGCGAGCCTCTGTGTCAGGGATGGAGGCTGTGCAAGTCACAGgggtggctctgcagggctaTGGAGAACTGTGTCCATCGGAGCTCCAAGCCCCCTTGCGCCGTGAGAGCCCGGAGGCGGCTCCGCGTATTTATTGTCACActggctggagtggctcacgagTGAGAAttccagcctcagggcagacttttAAGAACCACAGCACAAACCCCAAACGGGCTGGGAGTTCTATACttcgatttcaccaaccaagtgaCAAGTTTGAAGGCCTCAGGCTCTAGGCAGCTTTACCGTGGggccacagacagtcccctggggcaTTCCGATCTATCTCGCAACCCAGGCAAGCTTGCTCTGTGGCACATAGTTgctttacaccaaagatcacaaataTTCAGGTTAGTCTCGCTCACAAAGCACCAGTCACTTACACCCAGCTCaatttgcaccttagatctcacaccaaagacaacacttgtagacATTTCTCTAGTAAACTAGGATTTattaatcaggaaaaagaaataaaagcattaTTTACCAAGTTAAAACAAGTAACCATACACACAAAAACATGTTGCAGTCTTAGGATTCACATGGTGCCAGAGCTGCTGAAATATGCCAGCTCAATATGTCcattagggctaacccaggttagTCCTGCAGATCTCTTGCTtgtgtttaggaatctttgcccctgagaatccaaacagaataaaaagaccatAATTCCTTCTGCTCCGAGATTTTTATCCCCATCTCCCTAGAGTCTGGACGAGTGCTTCTACTTGcttgatttagttctaaaaaCGGGAGCACAGAATCCagtccaagaggtgactatagctgaACCGCTTTGTAATAGCGTCcataaaattaacaaattaacatATCTGGGGGGCGGGGACCACCAAAGAAGTCCATCGCaggagcatttaatttcagaaaggggaactacacaaaaaatgaggaagctagttaaacagaaattaaatgtacAGTCCTAAAACCTatgtatgtaacctatcatttaaatcagcttctgtaccagatgactggaggatagctaatgtg
Proteins encoded in this window:
- the LOC119842207 gene encoding interferon-induced protein with tetratricopeptide repeats 5-like, whose translation is MDPAATIPSATIGHPGAAAASLPPPAALCDATFSGPTTEPSARSPAKQASSAASIPPCSTRAAASCGHGPSCPGHNSGLSGTGHFCNLGGNPGQRKEPSPPLAGLGTRRIAMSTLRLKEKLQALQCHFTWNFEIRDKVDAAHLLQTLALRIAHTYYQNQPTLLAMQAYLYQLQGQYEDALQSLREAEEILQRNHPDNFPQQVLVIYGNYAWIYYHLDHYDLVELYLDKVRKICSSLKSRSPHAAQIPEIHAQKGWSLLAAGFRNGIEATECFQMALREDEANGELLGGLAIAVFASWSHSQEFEFLKAAENKLVAILREQQENYEIKVYLAKILKKSDRQQAEALVEDVVQNSRDPEILRHAAKFFQPEFLEKAISILEQAISLNPNYHLLHYDRGICYKMQLKEAKSGRGEILAAAIKSFKKAVQKDPASVFSRLALAEMYGENTPHYQEEIYLNFMSEMPSLSKKCQQAVYLHWGDFLFYKQKSVWEAAKMYKAGFAIPDNYPERKILKSRLKKVAGEFQQSSQTSEAEAIHDFIQ